The window TGTTAAACTGTGTATGGTAAAttaagaaaaatgtgaccaaaaatgtgaccaaaccaACTTTGTCACAAAAAACATGCTCTTTGTTTCTCCTGCAGTCAAAAACATGAGCGTCCTTGTATCTGTCAGTGATTTTTGGGTATGAGGTGGGCTTTTTGGATGGTGTTTATATTTTCTGCTCAATAACAGCGTCAGATCGTCCGTACACTGTGTTCATAAAATTGTCATGTTTCTGTTGTTAAGTGCATAAAATGTGCCCTGTGTTTGGGCATccagatatttttttgttcattatattattttactttcCTTGGGCTCATAGTTTTTGTGCATTgtcattttgtattgtttagTGCACAAAATGCTCCACTGAACACATTAAAACTGAAAATTGAAACACATTTCTATGGGGGGAACTGTGTTTCAGGTCCTCCCATGGAAATGTAAtacatgtatttgtgtatatgaAAGTTTATACGTTCCAGTAACATTATCACCATGATCGCCCCACGAGTCCGTACATCCTTTGGTCGATCATCGTTTCAGTTCGCTGCACCCAACGACGAGAACAATctacaaaaaactctaaaacttAGTACTATTATACCAATAGCTTCATTCATCAACTCAATAAAATCTATAGTACGTGACcaatgtacttgtttttaactctgtttttaaactctgctcacccgtgtgtatatatgtaaatagtggGAAATAGTAACTgtcttagtgttgttgttgtgtcttgtcTTTGCCTGTGTGGATGTTATTCTGTTGTATGTTGAAATTTCTGCTTCTTGGCCAGGTcgtcgttgaaaatgagaattggttctcaaccgacctacctggtaaaataaaggtaaaataaataaataaattataacttctGGTTGAAAAGTGATATTCATATTTACTGCTCTCCTCCAGATTATACAGTTTTGATCATGTCTATGGCAAACAAACCTGATTTTCTCCattaaaattcattaaaatcacatggGGACATCTCCTCAAGCGTCACCAACTACTTGTCATCAATGTTTATTTCAGATTGGCTTTTTTGGTATTTTCTCCTGTCCAAAATTATCATTAATCATAAACATTTATCAATTAAGACAATTTAGtgcttttttgtacatttttcccCTCTCATCCATGTTTAGTGTTTATCAAGAAACACTACAACACACAGAGACTAAACATGTGCCATGACCAGAACCACTGCATGTTTGTCAgactctatacacacacatgtgacaATAAGCCTATACAAATTTGCATAAAATAGTCCTTTAGATGTTCACCACAGAGACTGTAGGTGACGTAAACCTGTTTACTCTCTGGGCTGCGTCTGGGACAGTCCTTCACATCAAACACCAGGACGGCGGATGGGCGAGGTTCATTTGGTTGATCATCTGTGCACAAAAAGAACATCTCTTTTGATACACAGATGAATCAGTGATTGTGCAAATGACAAAAgcattgtttgtattgtaaagGAATGGTATGAAACTCTGGAGAAGGCTTAAACTAATATTATTTCTCCTTTACGTTACTTAAGTTTGACTTCATGTGAGGTATAAAATCTCCTCACTACGCACTGGTGAATACGTAAACTCACATTTGTCTTTAGTATTTCCTTTTGCGCTGTAGACTCCAGAGAGTTAGTGAAACTCAACAAGGAAAAGATGGTCTCTCAAACTCTGCTGGAGGTTAGGACATGTGTTTCTTtatgtttctttgtttctttattgtttGGACAAGCATTGATCCCTCTTGTCAAATAAAAGCCTTATGCCACAAACGATCACAACACACTGCCTTCCTCACTGACCCTGTGCTGCAGTTGTGTATTTGCTGCTCTCCACACTCCAGGTTCAGGTCCATCACACACAGCccagagcagcagagagagagcgCGTGGTGCAGCTCAGAGAAACAGGTTTATAATCTGGAGGAGAGCAGTAAAATTATCACTTTTCAATCAGAAGCTCAGTTAAATGTTCATATATACATTCATTTTTCCACGGGAGAAAACTTCATGAGGGGATGTTAAGCGTTGAATGATACAAATGTGAATAATTgatacacaaaaaataacaatgcacaaaaactactgctgctgccagtTATTGACCTGCCccagaaaacagcacaaaagtaTCTGCTATCTTTTATCATAATGGAAAAATAACtaataatttgtacatttgaaaataatttggtccttttattaaaaacaaatggcatttaaagggttaaaaaaaatccaaatatgttTATACCAGTATTTAAAGCAGAAGTGTCTGGAAATAATGCGCCCAAAGAAAGTAAAATATAgtgacaaacaaaataataatagtaatgaatgtccaaatatgcacattttttgCGCGTAATGGtacaaacatgattttttttttaagcaaagcCAGTggattaattacaaaaacattgaacatgacAGCCTctaatttgggttgccagtttcaatactCAGATCTGAATCGTCACCTAAACCCCAGGACCTGCAGACGATCATGAACGTGTCACTGTGCCACttaaagcatgatttttttttgttttttactcttaaatcttgtgttgaatactgtgtcttaaacattgagTTAAACTTGTTCCTCTTTAAGAACCCGACACGTGCTTATATTAAGAATCTGGAATCTACTACTTCAGTTATGTAATCCAGGTATTCATGTTTCAGCTGACATGACGTGGCTGTAATCCATCTTTTCAGCGACTGCGAGCGTCTTTTTAGTGACATATTCTACCTTCACGTAAACACCTAACAGCGGtacatccatttatgacctGACCTTgcacggacagtatgtaaataggACCAGGCTTCTATAGATATTAACTTTCTTGGGGGGTATAAGTGCTGGATGACTCCTTTGTATGTGCTTCTTCATTTATCTAAAACGTCTTTCTACTCTCTACCCGGTCTGCAATCGCTTCCTTCACAATCACACCActgcaaaaaaaagcaaacaaagaaacaaaaaacgtGTATGTGTCCTCAATCTGCAAgttagttgtgattgtagtacttttttttaaaactacagAGTTCCTTTAAGTATCTAGTTACTTCCGATTGGCTAAATATTGTCATAGACTCaattctgtacttactttggaCTCGTACTATGGTCTTGTCATTGAGCACGCCTTCATTGGAGCGCAGCTTGCAGTGGTACGTCCCCTTGTGCTTCGGTTGTATGTTGATAATAGTCAGTGAATAGTTGTAGATTCTTCCAGCGGGGTTGGTGTAACTTAAACctttacattcaaaatcacTGCTGGTTTGGTTTTCCTCCGTGTACTCGCAAATGTCTTTCTTCTCCATCCAGTAAAActttttaatgttcaaatcgCTTTTTGCAGTTACATCGCAGTTTAGAGTCAAATTTCGTCCGCACTGTGTCAGGATTTTAGGAATGGTGTGCATTTCCATGGCATCTGAAAAGAAAAAGTGCTCATTTCAGTATTTCTTGAGCAATACAGCAGAaggtaaattatttaaatgtaccTGCGATACTCAGAGTAGAAAGTAGACAGAAGATCCCAAACACGCCACGCTGAATCCGTACAGAAGCCATCGCTCAGACCTGcagtaaactaaaatgaccaAATATAATGTGTTTGCGTACTCCACTTTCTCTCGTTCGCTCTCAGTCACATTGTACTTGAGGGAGGATAACCAAGTACAAAGTGATTACTCAAGCATTTCCCCCCCCCAGACAACCTGGACCGTAAAAAACCTGTGTGGAACTTGCAGATTTTGTACAAGGAGAGACATGTCCTGGAATGTGAAGTACAGACTTAATGGTGCGATTTAGACCAAAGATGtgtgaggaaggaggaggatgCTGCGCTAacgtaaacataaacataaataaatacataatcagttaaatacatatattttttaaacaatttgtgtCATAGTAGTACTTTTAatttctctgtttttttcattttgtttgaatttagggaaggcaagtttatttgtatagcacaattcgtacaaaaggtaattcaaagtgctttacagaataagaaagacgtaaaaatcacacaaatcaaaacataatcacaaataatcatcataaaattactattaaaacagaaaagtgcagaataaaacctttcagtcatacgcacagataaacagaaccattttgagcctggatttaaacattgtcaaagtagaggcctgtttcacatcttcaggaaaaatgttccaggttttagctgcacaaaactgaaaatctgattctccatgtttagtcctgactctgggaccagcaggaggccggtccctgaagtcctcagagtgtagatggctcatgtggctcatgtgggagatgttctttggtgctggtccatggagagacttgttcactcagagctgctttaaagtctattctctgagcctggttcctggttctagacctgagccacaggacacatgtatGAAGTACTTCCCGGTTCTaatcctgacccgagcagcagtgttctggatgttctgttctgtcttaaggctcgtttggagaggccagtgagcaggacgttacagtcgtctaatacagtggtccccaaccaccgggccgcggaccggtaccggtccgtggatcaattggtaccgggccgcgggccgtccaagaaataattaattatttctgttgtatttattatcagaGTCTGAAcaattgtttattttgaaaaatcttttattttgaaaaatgaccggattctctcggttacatttccgtcacttgagcgccgacaattTAACCACTTatcgttccgacggcccgcccgcgttacacgttacaactttacagcaatgtacgtgtatttctgcgtcacccacacgaacaatctacacatcaaatgaaagctacggcattcatctttctgaatatctAAACTATTTACACCTCGAATctccacagtgctgacaggaaagacatttttacagagaagtcacaaagtgtgaatctggacttcacttaccattgaggctctggttctgtcaaacatcaacatattcacacaaagttggtctcattcgttccgtaaaggtccagagaatataatccagtcaagaaattatgtccacaaaggaagttagagcctccatgtccaatctgctgcaggaaagtgaaatctgttccgtcacttctccgcgtaaaaacacgagactggatataaagatccgcgcgtattgcgtaattttacgcagcagttttgcgttttaaacatgacgaaacggacaaaacaaaggaagtacacgaccgaggacactgtggatgtttgtacaagttaaactagaggcatctcggacccggagatgaagatctcatggtggactcaggagcagaggacctgatgttttgatggactggatgctgttcctgatcggtaagcgtggtttattctgctattgacttaattgtgggtcaaatgtgtatcatgtgtaatcattagcattagcattagcattagccccccgGTCCGCGGTGacaaaaaggttggggaccactggtctaatctactggacacaaatgcaggataagtctctctgagtctgatttcgacagtaaacctttgactTTTGcgatgtttttaggtggtaaaaagctgcagatgttattgatttgatgtggctgttaaagttcaagtctgagtccattattacctctagatttctcacCTGATTTAAAGGATTTAGAGAGAGAAACTAGAGCAACAGGTTTCAAGCAAATGACGCTGATCCTTCCTAATCTGAATGACTCTGTGAAGACTAGTGTGCATCGTTGGTTGGAGGgcctgatggtgcagattaTCAGCCTtgtttccatcagtctgccccacgGCAACTGTCAGCAGAAACTTCCCCTCATGGAGAGTACAataaaagcaaagaaacaacaacaacagaacaagttcattttaaacagtttgcagcgacCCAAAGTTATTCTGCACTTAACtgatgcattctgagcatcctaattattcaccaaaatgagtttataagcaagtCTGAGAGGTCAATGTGAAGTTTTACTGTTGCTAAAATGTACATGAGGAAAAAAGCtacaaaagtacatttaatatACACATGTACCGTTCAAAGTATAGCATATAGTAGACTTGTTTACACACTTTAGTGGAACTGATAGACTCCAACAGTGAAGCCATGAATTTACGTTAACAATGTTCTAATGCTGCGTTCGTGACACGTGGTAAATTGCATGTTCCTATGTCGTTCCCACTGAAATAACAGGTGTGCCGAGTAAGTCAACAAACTGAGTCAACACAACCACTTAAAACAACTGAGCCTTAGGGAATCTTCATGTACACACAGATGACTCAGCTTAAGTGTGATCCTATTGCAACAGTGCTGTACAACATGTAAGATTAACCAGAAGAGAACGTGATCATCTGTTTTCGTTCGCTGGTTTAGCTGGTCCGGCGcggtgtgtgtggttgtgttggGACTTGACCTGGAATGTGACAGTTATACGCCGACCCAGAAAACGCCACAAGAGGCAGCgaagtgtatttattcattcattcattctgaaaaaaacatcagcaattaatctgaggtgagagaaagtaGATTTAGTTCAAAGTcatgagtgaccaatgagctcctttgtttcacgtgTATCACTGGacagaataaaaaagttaaTCTAATGCATCAACGTGTTTTGTTCTGGCTCGAGatgtgaccagactgatatccatctgcataaaaaactcaaagagatattattctggatttgccaagcGACCTTTTTCTCATAGAAGATATTTTGAATTGCCAAACACTTCCATTTCACTATGGGCCTAAGGCAAGAGTTAAAGTGtaatgtcataaaaaaaaaagaagaaacatgCCACAATTTAACTGGAGATGTCATGCCTATACCGGCTCACACTGTTGAggcaaaatcacaacatttcacAAGCTCTGGCACAAGTCTAGACCCAGTTTGCTGTTCTGCGTTGCGTTCCCAGGTCGCCCGGGCCTTTCTATGCtgagtttgcacgttctccctgtgtctgggccGTCTcgtttctcccatcaacccaaaacatgcatcaAAGGtccaatcctccagctaaagcaGATTTGACCAAGTCTAGCAACAAGGTCATGGAGATGTGAGACGTGTCCCGGGCGAGTCACTGCGTCGCCCGCCGCTCCTGCTCCAGTGGCACTGatagatgggtcaaatgcagaggacaaattaccttcttggacaataaagtgcacgttaaccttaaccataaccttataataaagcattttactgtccagtAATCAGGAATTACATGGTTAgtatgctagctgttgttagctttaccgtgacggctaactctatctctctttgttgtgaaaagctctttaATTACTAATGAGGAATAATTAAAATGCTCGAAATGGATTAGGGAAGCAAGAAATAACTTTGGTCCACTGCTAATCATTTAAATgaacttgtttagttttttacacttttcaataatataaaaatctaTTACAAAACCTTTAAACTATAACTGTTTtaactgaaaacatgaaaacttttCTTGCActtaaaattatacatttaattTGTGTATATTAGTTTACtgtgaaacacaaaacacaacattctttttattttttaatttttattaaataaagtctgcttcttttttgtttgtttgtttgtttgtttgtgtgcctGTCCCATCTCTCTGACATCACatgatcatttattttttcaagccTGACCTGGATGCAAATGAATTCAATCCTGGTCCGACTCAAACTACAGTAAAATATATCATGTCAGagaaattttttttgttttttttgttgtctgtgtagaccctcagtcgtccaggtctgatccacagcaaacaacgaagttaaatctgtcaactggacaaatcttgtaggggtgaagatgtttcgctgctcgtccaagctgcttcttcagttctggtccgaatgctggtggccactgcgaaacatcttcactcctacaagatctgtccagttgacagattaagctttgttgttttttttttttttgtttttttttttagctccacTCCCTGCACATTCTACTGTCCCTTCTCGGTCGCCCTCACCTGGTCTTGAGACCAGATGCTGGTGACCATGACCCAGCCCTACTCAGCCTGACTCATGAGCTCCATGAGTCAGGCTGGGTAGAAGGAAGGTTTTAGAGGGACTGTGCCCAGGGTGGACTCAAAGCACAGGCCCGCAGAGGAAAAGCTGGTTGGCCTTACACACCTTCAGGGATCTGTCCATGAACCCTGAAGTTGTACAGGCAGGTGTACGCTTCGTTGCCGTGGTTACTCTCGACCTCTAGCTTCCTGCAGACTTCTCACCTCGGCCTGCACACTGCTCACCGTGGGCTGCAGACTGCCATCTTGCACATTCCACAGGATCATCAGAAAGAGTACTGTAGTCCCGAAAGCCAAGAGCATCAACCAGAGGCAGTAGTCGACATAGCTGCCTGTGAGGACCAATGGAGAGTGGGAGGTATTGTTGGAGTGAGACCTGCCCCGTATTTCAGGAAAGCAGGAGATGACCACACAAAGTCAGACCAGTGTAGCCAGAGAGAAGTTCAAGTTTGCACAGTGTAGACAAATAGTGGGCTTTAAATCAGGGGTCTTCAACGTGGGGGTCGTGACCTAGAGGCGGGGCATCGGGGGTTCATATGATACTTAGATCTGCTTGACATATTTATAATGCTTTAACTTACCCAAAATGCACTCCTAATTACACTATAGaagcaaataaaataattctaaaCATGGTGTATTGTGTTTCTGtgccattattatttttttttttttaactgtcacacatctgtaaacgaataaaagcaagatagagaatgtcatactgtggaacattacatgaAAAGCGAAAGAATATTTggtgtaaaaatgttttaaatgaaccagATGGCACGCCCTCCACAAGCCCCGGggcctaaacatggccgcccatTGAAGTCAATAGACCGAGCTCAACGGAGCATGTCattagtttagcctttagcggcaGGGTACATAGGTCCTGCCCTGCCCATTGACCTGCCCATCGACCACGCGCAACTGAGGAACCGCCCTATGAGACTTTGTGCAATGACGGCGTCGCAACCAGGAGGAACGGTTGCAAAGGAGggaagggaataataaataaatgataaatgataatgtttatGCTTCCCCAGAGTTTCTGGCTTGTTCGTGACTTCGGCTCGTTCACATCGCTCGTACGCTCGTTCATGTCGAGACATGATATCATCAAATTTTAGAATATGAACATAACCTACGCCCCAATGTGTCTGACGTATATtatatttaactttaacttattttaacatAGTAGAAGTAGCATGGATTCACGAATTTGGGGTGTTCTCTCATGTTGTAAGATGATgctcactactactactgcaactactactactttttgttgttttttgttttcagatcCTAGTCTGGTGACGGGTTGACTCCTCTCCTATGCTGTTATTTGCCAGAGAATCCCAGGCCGGGTGGAGCGTCCGCAGGTGTGAGCTTTTTAGCTTTTACTACAACTTTTGCTAACCTTTATTTTCATCatctatatattatattatattcagctttatttatttgaaaacagAACTAAGTAACTTCAACAGTAGTGCTCCCCCTACGGGTTTTTTGTGAGAATGCACTGTAATCGCTCCAcactcttcacctcctccactTCTTAGTTAATCGCTCACATTGGAAAATCAGTCAGCGGTTTGATCCCCGTTTGATGCTAAGAATGAACTTAACCATAAATAACACATCAGAGATACTTTTGCTCTTGTTTACGCACCGACAATAAGCGACACTAGCtgcacatatttacatttacacagctaGAACAATGATGCCACGAGTAATGCGTGTAAAACTTAAGAGATCTGTTTCCTTGAGCTCTCGTCACTCCTCAAACGCCTTCCCCAGGTTGACTCGTGTGCGCTCTGACCTTGTCTCATTCacgtttttcttttcctttcgtCCTTAGACAAACATTTCCTCTGTTTTTAGCTGGTCGTGCCCTGATTAATGCCTCACAAATGAACACTGGGCTTTTATTCTTGTAGTGAGCTGTGGACAGTGTAAAGGGTGTGTCTTAGCTCCGTCACCTGTGTTTATACCCGCGCGTCGTGAAGTACTTTATCTATCGCGAGAACGAGAACAAACCCCGAGAGTTGACCGCAAATCGTCTGTTTTGGAGTTTGACTTAGTTACGCTTTAAAACACGAGGAAAACAAAAACTCCCAACAACAATTTTGTCCTTGAGCGCTAcgtattttttgtaaatgtgcAGTGAAGTTAACTTAGCTCGGGGAGTACAGTTCAAATAGTGGGAGGATGGCGGCGTGCGGATACTAGAGTCACACGCTTGCAAAATCGAGCGATATTGAaccaaagaacaaaaacaaaaacctccaTGGAGCGATATGAATAatgcaggagcagagaggtcaGATTCAAACTGGAATTCTAGATAAAATAGTGAGTAATGGataatatttgacttttattaCGATTGTGTTCATGGCAATACTCACAAATAGGCTGTGTATGTGACCatgcaggactaaacgaggacgaaccaggactaaaccacgacttaAAGCGACCGATTATGCAACGTTTTCAGGggttttaaccatattatagttgttttttcttatttactCACCATACGTTGTGTTAGGAATGATTTATACACGttggagcaatctttaatttctttttttaagacgccattttgctgatcagcTCTGttttcactgctctgtacttgcttcgttctccagttttattttcttaatcgtgaTACAAGTAGGGTTcagcagcgttgcgtagtcattcGGTAAAAAAATTGGTGGCTCATTCATAGCAGGTAACGCAGTTTTTAATGCAGAATGCAGCAGACTTGTTGATTCTATTAGTCATTTTAGGTCAATATTGTGATTCGAAATGCCCAAATTATACCAGAATGATCCACGGtcgtcatagattataactaaacAGCAtttacaagcacaatatgtctcctttgaGTGTCCCGTACCTGATTCTTTcctttgtatttgagcaaaatttgagTAAAACCCGAGTCACACACACGTTTCCAATCTGATACTATTCCATAATTCAAATAATACAAACCATAGCAACTTTAATGCAGTCTGTGTATGtatcaagttatttatttattgctaaatGTCTATTGGCACAGTCTGCAACAAACTGTATTCCTCCATCACACTCGCTGCTGAAACTAACTGGGAAAAAGCCAATATTGTTTCTATAGCAACTGTGGATGCTGTTGTTGCTTTGTGGTAGTTTTTAGAatcctgtttttctttttacttgaaacatgaaaactcctacacacaaaaaaaaacaggtcaaaaagagaaaaaaacacaaaaaacaaactgaaaatacatgtttatatagGTCATTTTTAGGCAGCTGTCTCCGTcgtcatagcaattaagcaattcaaGTCAAAATATTAGATCTTTTCAATGAGGAAAGGAATTTGTGCACAAAACAGATGTGATTTCCTGTCATCTTGTGGAGATTAATAAATGCATACAGCAGTCTAAGCGAaagcaaagttaaatctgtcaactgaacaaaaagttgtaggagtgaagacgtttcgctgcacGTCtgagccgcttcttcagttctgttgagtccagctgacagatttaactttggcttttactgtggatcagacctggacgactgagggattccacAGACATGCAGCAGCCAAACTGAAAATGATCTTCCAAGACAGACTTTTacctttgttattattatcagacAGGCTGCTCTTATTAAACTTAACATGTATTTTTCTGCAGCTTCACACCGGGCTTGTCCTTTTGTCTTATGTTGCTTTTGATCGCGGTACCTGACGCCATAGAATATACATGCAACACGTGCGATcatagttgtttattttctgtttaactgtgtgaatgtgaggcagattttgaaataaaaataagtgaGTAAAAAATTGGACATTGTAGAACATCTTTATTCACTCTAAACTGTTCCCACTGCTTTTCATTACTCACTTTACGCCAGTGAGGACCGTTCAGTCTGAGAAACAGCGCGCAGGTCACCCCGGTGGTGTTGCACTAGGCACACGTGACTTCCTTTTTCACGCTGGAACATCATTTTTATAGTTAGGCCTATGTGTTTGTAACtatagcaataacatttctgcTCCAGGTGCACAGAACATGATgcacttttctctcttttttttcatttggggtGTGAATCCATTTGCACTTAAAGGCTTGTCTTCTGTgctgaactaaacacacacagatgcaaaAGCCAAGTGTCTGCAGGACTAATAGATTTTTAATCCCTGACCCGCTGGTTACAGGTGGATCCACTCCTCACTCTGACATAACTgttaactaaaaaaacacatgtgttTAGTGCAGCTCATACTGTCAGCATCACAGGGCGCTTCTCGTGTTGTTTTGTGCATATGTCACTTATCTCCTGTGCACAGCATGGGCTCGGTCTTTTCATTCTGATGCGCTGTGCCCCAGAGTGAGTCTCGTGACGTCCCggcttcaaatcaggaaggactTGTTTGTCTGACACCCATGAAAAGTCTATTGAATGGATCTCATCTTATCTGAATATTAGGTTATTTCTGCAGATTCTTATAAAGGCAATTGCTTTTTTTTATGTAGCTTATCCCAATTTTTATAGCTCCACTTCTTCATAATGGATAAGAGTAGTCTAGAATTTCACCACTAGATGTAGCTATTGAGCTGATTAAATCTGTTGGGCGCTGCCCGTGGTCCTGAAAAATACAACTTATGTGTTAGAttcaggcacacacacacacacacacacaccc of the Periophthalmus magnuspinnatus isolate fPerMag1 chromosome 8, fPerMag1.2.pri, whole genome shotgun sequence genome contains:
- the LOC129456427 gene encoding uncharacterized protein LOC129456427; this encodes MASVRIQRGVFGIFCLLSTLSIADAMEMHTIPKILTQCGRNLTLNCDVTAKSDLNIKKFYWMEKKDICEYTEENQTSSDFECKGLSYTNPAGRIYNYSLTIINIQPKHKGTYHCKLRSNEGVLNDKTIVRVQNCVGNSSNDVSTTDGSCTFKDVYPEPIIHWNLGHENLTHLAVTKVTENADGLFTAVSTLTLKKDPTNPNQYNCSLFFSLENEKNETHVQWARSQSFSDGHKVIGQWFGVMLVLVLGIVLV